A region from the Canis lupus baileyi chromosome 27, mCanLup2.hap1, whole genome shotgun sequence genome encodes:
- the CDK2AP1 gene encoding cyclin-dependent kinase 2-associated protein 1 isoform X3, translating to MGDILQRCQAGSVHPPSTSMATSSQYRQLLSDYGPPSLGYTQGTGNSQVPQSKYAELLAIIEELGKEIRPTYAGSKSAMERLKRGIIHARGLVRECLAETERNARS from the exons ATGGGTGATATACTGCAGCGGTGTCAGG CTGGGAGTGTCCACCCGCCCTCCACCAGTATGGCCACATCCTCCCAGTACCGCCAGCTGCTGAGTGACTACGGGCCACCATCTCTAGGTTATACCCAG GGAACTGGGAacagccaggtaccccaaagcAAATATGCTGAGCTGCTGGCCATCATTGAAGAGTTGGGGAAAGAGATTAGACCCACCTATGCAGGGAGCAAGAGCGCCATGGAGAGACTAAAACGAG GCATCATTCACGCCAGAGGACTGGTTCGAGAGTGCTTGGCTGAGACGGAACGGAATGCCAGGTCCTAG
- the CDK2AP1 gene encoding cyclin-dependent kinase 2-associated protein 1 isoform X2, which produces MSYKPNLAAHMPAASLSAAGSVHPPSTSMATSSQYRQLLSDYGPPSLGYTQGTGNSQVPQSKYAELLAIIEELGKEIRPTYAGSKSAMERLKRGIIHARGLVRECLAETERNARS; this is translated from the exons ATGTCTTACAAACCGAACTTGGCCGCGCACATGCCCGCCGCCTCCCTCAGCGCCG CTGGGAGTGTCCACCCGCCCTCCACCAGTATGGCCACATCCTCCCAGTACCGCCAGCTGCTGAGTGACTACGGGCCACCATCTCTAGGTTATACCCAG GGAACTGGGAacagccaggtaccccaaagcAAATATGCTGAGCTGCTGGCCATCATTGAAGAGTTGGGGAAAGAGATTAGACCCACCTATGCAGGGAGCAAGAGCGCCATGGAGAGACTAAAACGAG GCATCATTCACGCCAGAGGACTGGTTCGAGAGTGCTTGGCTGAGACGGAACGGAATGCCAGGTCCTAG
- the CDK2AP1 gene encoding cyclin-dependent kinase 2-associated protein 1 isoform X1: MATSSQYRQLLSDYGPPSLGYTQGTGNSQVPQSKYAELLAIIEELGKEIRPTYAGSKSAMERLKRGIIHARGLVRECLAETERNARS, translated from the exons ATGGCCACATCCTCCCAGTACCGCCAGCTGCTGAGTGACTACGGGCCACCATCTCTAGGTTATACCCAG GGAACTGGGAacagccaggtaccccaaagcAAATATGCTGAGCTGCTGGCCATCATTGAAGAGTTGGGGAAAGAGATTAGACCCACCTATGCAGGGAGCAAGAGCGCCATGGAGAGACTAAAACGAG GCATCATTCACGCCAGAGGACTGGTTCGAGAGTGCTTGGCTGAGACGGAACGGAATGCCAGGTCCTAG